In Macadamia integrifolia cultivar HAES 741 chromosome 13, SCU_Mint_v3, whole genome shotgun sequence, one DNA window encodes the following:
- the LOC122059005 gene encoding uncharacterized protein LOC122059005: MGRQGTIIWDPGGNFFAAKCKWSLFFSAYATKLEAIRDNLFLAYNLGLQNIIINLDCLSAIGFFNGQAISLDWVAHAIALDIYDFLPSFNSVMFCHIRREENSLADFLASGALKLRLSHVCFSKRLHTRELATQIQDEVIMFGRSSRVSCTCLYGGAPKGPQLRELDRGADIVVATPGRLNDILEMKKIDFRQVSLLVLDEAD, from the exons ATGGGCAGGCAAGGAACTATTATTTGGGACCCAGGGGGCAACTTCTTTGCAGCCAAGTGTAAATGGAGCCTCTTCTTTTCTGCTTATGCTACTAAGCTGGAGGCCATTCGAGATAACCTCTTCCTCGCCTACAACCTTGGATTACAAAATATCATAATCAACTTGGATTGTCTCTCAGCCATTGGCTTCTTTAACGGACAGGCAATTTCTCTTGATTGGGTCGCTCATGCCATTGCTTTGGATATCTATGATTTTCTACCTTCTTTCAATTCTGTTATGTTTTGCCACATTCGTAGAGAGGAAAATTCATTAGCGGATTTCTTAGCCTCGGGAGCTCTTAAGCTTAGGCTCTCCCATGT TTGCTTCAGTAAGCGACTGCATACACGTGAGCTTGCAACACAAATACAAGATGAGGTTATCATGTTCGGCCGTTCTTCTAGGGTCTCTTGCACT TGTTTGTATGGTGGAGCTCCAAAGGGCCCTCAGCTTCGAGAATTGGATCGAGGGGCAGATATTGTTGTTGCCACCCCTGGTCGGCTCAATGATATCCTTGAGATGAAGAAAATTGACTTTCGTCAAGTATCTCTCCTTGTCCTTGATGAGGCAGATTGA
- the LOC122058768 gene encoding DEAD-box ATP-dependent RNA helicase 40-like, with amino-acid sequence MFDMGFEPQIRKIVNEIPPRRQTLMYTATWPKEVRKIAGDLLVNPVQVNIGSIDELAANKAITQYVEVVPQMEKQRRIELVRDAGVLKQEQFGRLKYIIEEWQRGRQESWCFYLNLPRKCMTLGK; translated from the exons ATGTTTGATATGGGTTTTGAACCTCAAATCCGCAAGATTGTGAATGAGATTCCCCCACGTCGGCAGACTCTCATGTACACTGCAACCTGGCCCAAGGAGGTGAGGAAAATTGCGGGAGATCTACTTGTTAATCCTGTTCAGGTGAATATTGGCAGTATTGATGAGCTTGCAGCAAACAAGGCCATCACACAG TATGTTGAGGTAGTCCCGCAAATGGAGAAGCAGAGACGCATAGAACTTGTGAGAGACGCAGGTGTTTTGAAGCAGGAACAGTTTGGCAGGTTGAAGTACATTATTGAAGAATGGCAAAGGGGAAGGCAGGAGAGCTGGTGCTTCTATTTGAATTTGCCTCGGAAATGTATGACCTTAGGAAAGTAA